A part of Tardiphaga sp. vice304 genomic DNA contains:
- a CDS encoding iron-sulfur cluster assembly scaffold protein → MLNDIYNKRIIALAGNIPRLGRLPAPDATATAHSKLCGSTVKIDLTMDGPVVTDFGHDVKACALGQASSAIMASHVVGSTAEELRALRETVRKMLKENGAPPDGKWADIALLEPVRDYKARHASTLLTFDAVVDAIGQIEAKAASNAPA, encoded by the coding sequence ATGCTGAATGACATCTATAACAAGCGCATCATCGCCCTCGCCGGCAATATCCCCCGATTGGGTCGCCTGCCAGCGCCCGACGCGACAGCCACCGCGCATTCGAAATTGTGCGGCTCGACGGTGAAGATCGACCTCACGATGGACGGTCCCGTCGTGACCGATTTCGGGCATGACGTGAAGGCCTGCGCGCTCGGTCAGGCATCATCCGCGATCATGGCCAGCCATGTGGTCGGCTCGACCGCGGAAGAACTGCGCGCGTTGCGCGAGACGGTGCGAAAAATGCTGAAGGAAAACGGCGCGCCGCCGGACGGCAAATGGGCGGATATCGCGCTGCTCGAGCCGGTGCGCGACTACAAGGCCCGCCACGCCTCGACGCTGCTGACCTTCGATGCTGTGGTCGACGCGATCGGCCAGATCGAAGCCAAGGCCGCCAGCAACGCGCCGGCCTGA
- the yidD gene encoding membrane protein insertion efficiency factor YidD yields MKHSADCAHCAGTLMRLPRNAGRGAIWIYRHTLSPLVGYHCRHLPTCSVYGDEAIGRFGLWAGGWMTLARLLRCNPWGTHGIDNVPAQAPATARWYLPWRYARWRGVHDVRE; encoded by the coding sequence ATGAAACATTCAGCGGATTGCGCGCATTGCGCGGGTACTTTGATGCGCCTGCCGCGCAACGCCGGTCGCGGCGCGATCTGGATCTATCGCCACACGCTATCGCCGCTGGTCGGCTACCATTGCCGGCATCTGCCGACCTGCTCGGTCTATGGCGATGAGGCGATCGGGCGGTTCGGGCTGTGGGCCGGCGGCTGGATGACGCTGGCGCGGCTGCTGCGCTGTAATCCGTGGGGCACCCACGGCATCGACAACGTGCCGGCGCAAGCGCCAGCCACGGCGCGGTGGTATCTGCCGTGGCGCTATGCGCGCTGGCGCGGCGTGCATGATGTGCGCGAGTGA
- a CDS encoding MFS transporter — MIGNFVTGIALLAPTAMLHELSDGLGVTIREAGLLITFGAIVLCVGSPVTAWLTSRIERRHLLMGAVAVIAAADFASAFAPNYAVLLVIRLLMAAVAALYTPQAAGTVALIVPPGKRGGSIAYVFLGWTLAAAIGLPLVTFIASRYGWREVYAGIGALSVLSLLLLAWRLPRGLYGTPVDLATWTELARNRLVVLLLLITTLQISGQFVIFTFLAPLLGQLTGAGPDAASAVFAIYGLSGLVGILTATRIVDGWGAFNSSLLATALVLSGMTVWSFGAGSLAVMAVGVAIWGMGFGATNSMQQVRLVGAAPAAASASVSLNTSVLYVGQAIGSAIGGMLFAGGQFRAAGFVAMGFMTTALIAVIVSRRVVATAQS, encoded by the coding sequence ATGATCGGCAATTTCGTCACCGGCATCGCTTTGCTGGCGCCGACGGCGATGTTGCACGAATTGTCCGACGGGCTCGGCGTCACCATTCGCGAGGCCGGGCTGCTGATTACCTTCGGCGCGATCGTGCTGTGCGTGGGTTCGCCGGTGACCGCGTGGCTGACCAGCCGGATCGAGCGGCGGCATTTGTTGATGGGCGCGGTGGCGGTGATTGCGGCGGCGGATTTCGCCTCCGCCTTCGCGCCGAATTATGCCGTGCTGCTCGTGATCCGGCTTTTGATGGCCGCGGTGGCGGCGCTGTACACGCCGCAGGCCGCCGGCACGGTGGCGCTGATCGTGCCGCCCGGGAAACGCGGCGGCAGCATCGCCTATGTGTTTCTCGGCTGGACGCTGGCTGCCGCCATCGGCCTGCCGCTGGTGACCTTCATCGCCAGCCGCTATGGCTGGCGCGAGGTCTATGCCGGCATCGGCGCGCTGAGCGTTCTCAGTCTGCTGCTGCTGGCCTGGCGGCTGCCGCGCGGGCTTTACGGCACGCCGGTCGATCTTGCGACCTGGACCGAACTGGCGCGCAACCGCCTCGTCGTGTTGCTGCTGCTGATCACCACGCTGCAGATTTCAGGACAATTCGTGATCTTCACCTTTCTCGCGCCGCTGCTCGGACAATTGACCGGGGCAGGGCCCGACGCGGCCAGCGCGGTGTTCGCGATCTACGGCCTCAGCGGCCTCGTCGGCATCCTGACCGCGACACGCATCGTCGATGGCTGGGGGGCGTTCAACTCCTCGCTGCTGGCGACGGCGCTGGTGCTGTCCGGCATGACGGTATGGTCGTTCGGCGCGGGCTCGCTTGCCGTGATGGCGGTCGGCGTCGCGATCTGGGGCATGGGTTTTGGCGCCACCAATTCGATGCAGCAGGTGCGCCTGGTTGGCGCCGCGCCGGCCGCTGCCAGCGCGTCGGTGTCGCTCAACACGTCGGTGCTCTATGTCGGGCAGGCGATCGGCTCGGCGATCGGCGGGATGCTGTTTGCCGGGGGACAGTTTCGTGCCGCCGGTTTTGTCGCGATGGGGTTCATGACGACGGCGCTGATCGCCGTGATCGTCAGTCGTCGCGTGGTGGCGACGGCGCAATCCTAG
- the thrS gene encoding threonine--tRNA ligase has product MPDSNPPGFVFGLANLTPPAPPAAQITVTFPDGAAREFAAGITGFEIAKGISPSLAKRTVAMALDGVVTDLSDPIERDAKIEFVNRDDPRALELIRHDAAHVLAEAVQALWPGTQVTIGPVIENGFYYDFFRNDPFTPEDFAAIEKKMREIIQRDKPFTKEIWSRDDIKQVFSDNGEMFKVELVDMIPADQTIKVYKQGDWFDLCRGPHMTSVGKVGTAFKLMKVAGAYWRGDSNNPMLTRIYGTAFAKQEDLDAYLHQIEEAEKRDHRKLGRELDLFHFQEEGPGVVFWHAKGWTIFQALVAYMRRRLGSDYQEVNAPQILDKSLWETSGHWEWYRENMFAAQSAGDEAEDKRWFALKPMNCPGHVQIFKHGLKSYRDLPLRIAEFGVVHRYEPSGAMHGLMRVRGFTQDDAHVFCTEQQLADECMKINELILSTYADFGFDGDLTVKLSTRPEKRVGTEEMWDHAERVMATVLSEIAAQGGNRIKTEISPGEGAFYGPKFEYVLRDAIGRDWQCGTTQVDFNLPERFGAFYIDADGSKKAPVMVHRAICGSMERYIGILIEHFAGNFPLWLAPTQIVVTTITSEGDDYATTVAAAARKAGLRVEIDLRNEKINYKVREHSLMKIPVMLVVGKKEAETGQVSIRRFGSEKQTVMSLTDALASLVEEATPPDVKRARDAA; this is encoded by the coding sequence ATGCCCGACAGCAACCCGCCCGGATTCGTATTCGGCCTCGCCAACCTCACCCCGCCGGCGCCGCCCGCCGCCCAGATCACCGTCACCTTCCCGGATGGCGCCGCGCGCGAATTCGCCGCCGGCATCACCGGCTTCGAGATCGCCAAGGGGATCTCGCCCTCGCTCGCCAAACGCACCGTCGCGATGGCGCTGGACGGCGTGGTGACCGACCTTTCCGACCCGATCGAGCGCGACGCCAAGATCGAATTCGTCAACCGCGACGACCCGCGCGCGCTGGAGCTGATCCGGCATGACGCAGCCCATGTGCTGGCGGAAGCCGTGCAGGCGCTGTGGCCGGGCACCCAGGTCACCATCGGCCCGGTGATCGAGAACGGCTTCTATTACGACTTCTTCCGCAACGACCCGTTCACGCCGGAAGACTTTGCCGCGATCGAGAAGAAGATGCGCGAGATCATCCAGCGCGACAAACCCTTCACCAAGGAAATCTGGTCGCGCGACGACATCAAGCAGGTGTTCTCGGACAACGGCGAGATGTTCAAGGTCGAGCTGGTCGACATGATCCCGGCCGACCAGACCATCAAGGTCTACAAGCAGGGCGACTGGTTCGACCTCTGCCGCGGCCCGCACATGACCTCGGTCGGCAAGGTCGGCACCGCCTTCAAACTGATGAAGGTGGCCGGCGCCTATTGGCGCGGCGACAGCAACAACCCGATGCTGACGCGAATCTACGGCACGGCGTTCGCGAAGCAGGAAGATCTCGACGCCTATTTGCACCAGATCGAGGAGGCCGAGAAGCGCGACCACCGCAAGCTCGGCCGCGAGCTCGACCTGTTCCACTTCCAGGAGGAAGGCCCCGGTGTCGTGTTCTGGCACGCCAAGGGCTGGACCATCTTCCAGGCGCTGGTCGCCTATATGCGCCGCCGGCTCGGCAGCGACTATCAGGAAGTCAACGCGCCGCAAATTCTCGACAAGTCGCTGTGGGAGACCTCCGGCCACTGGGAGTGGTACCGCGAAAACATGTTCGCGGCGCAGTCCGCCGGCGACGAGGCGGAAGACAAGCGCTGGTTCGCACTGAAGCCGATGAACTGCCCGGGCCACGTGCAGATCTTCAAGCACGGCCTGAAGAGCTACCGCGACCTGCCGCTGCGCATCGCCGAATTCGGCGTGGTGCATCGCTACGAGCCGTCGGGCGCCATGCACGGGCTGATGCGCGTGCGCGGCTTCACGCAGGACGACGCGCATGTGTTCTGCACCGAGCAGCAGCTCGCTGACGAATGCATGAAGATCAACGAGCTCATTCTGTCGACCTATGCCGATTTCGGCTTCGACGGCGACCTCACGGTCAAGCTCTCGACGCGACCGGAAAAGCGCGTCGGCACCGAGGAGATGTGGGACCACGCCGAGCGCGTGATGGCCACCGTGCTGTCGGAGATCGCGGCGCAGGGCGGCAACCGCATCAAGACCGAAATCTCGCCCGGCGAAGGCGCGTTCTACGGGCCGAAGTTCGAGTATGTGCTGCGCGACGCGATCGGCCGCGACTGGCAGTGCGGCACCACGCAGGTCGATTTCAACCTGCCGGAACGCTTTGGCGCGTTCTACATCGATGCCGACGGTTCGAAAAAGGCGCCGGTGATGGTGCATCGCGCGATCTGCGGCTCGATGGAGCGCTACATCGGCATCCTGATCGAGCATTTTGCCGGCAACTTCCCGCTGTGGCTGGCCCCGACCCAGATCGTGGTCACCACGATCACCTCGGAAGGCGACGACTACGCGACGACCGTCGCCGCCGCCGCGCGAAAAGCCGGGCTGCGCGTCGAGATCGACCTGCGCAACGAGAAGATCAACTACAAGGTCCGCGAGCACTCGCTGATGAAGATCCCGGTGATGCTGGTGGTCGGCAAGAAGGAAGCCGAAACCGGCCAGGTCTCGATCCGCCGCTTCGGCAGCGAAAAGCAGACCGTGATGTCGCTGACCGACGCGCTGGCCTCACTGGTCGAGGAAGCCACGCCGCCGGACGTCAAGCGGGCGAGGGACGCGGCATGA
- a CDS encoding nitroreductase family protein has product MPDIIDFLKTRRSVKPREMSGPGPSPAEIDTILTIGARVPDHGKLAPWRFIVFEGDARARAGDVIAAALSRSKPEASAADLDGARNSLMEAPLVIAVVSSIKPHPKVPPWEQELSAGASCMNLVTAATALGFGANWLTGWYSYDRAMLDGLGLGAHEKIAGFIHIGKPTKPNEDRPRPELAKLVTRF; this is encoded by the coding sequence GTGCCCGACATCATCGACTTCCTGAAGACCCGCCGTTCCGTCAAGCCGCGCGAGATGAGCGGCCCCGGCCCCTCCCCCGCCGAAATCGACACCATCCTGACGATCGGCGCGCGGGTGCCGGATCACGGCAAGCTGGCGCCGTGGCGCTTCATCGTATTCGAGGGCGATGCGCGTGCGCGCGCCGGCGACGTCATCGCCGCAGCGCTGTCGCGCAGTAAACCGGAGGCCTCGGCCGCCGATCTCGACGGCGCCAGGAACAGCCTGATGGAAGCGCCGCTGGTGATCGCGGTGGTCTCCAGCATCAAGCCGCATCCAAAGGTGCCGCCGTGGGAGCAGGAGCTGTCGGCCGGCGCGAGCTGCATGAACCTCGTCACCGCCGCCACCGCGCTCGGCTTCGGGGCCAACTGGCTGACCGGCTGGTATTCCTACGACCGTGCCATGCTCGATGGCCTCGGCCTTGGTGCCCACGAAAAGATTGCCGGCTTCATCCACATCGGCAAGCCGACCAAGCCGAACGAAGACCGGCCTCGGCCGGAGCTGGCGAAGTTGGTCACCAGATTCTAG